GAGATCAACACCAACTCGATCAACCAGATCGCCACACCGGGCCTGCAGGACCTCAGCGGCCGCGTCGAAGGCGATGCCTGGCGCGTGGAGTTCGGCCACGACGGCGACAAGCTCGACGCCAACCTGTTCGCCGCGCGCACCGATCCGGCGTTCAACAACCCGGCCTCGCCGCTGTTCGGCGGGCGCGGCGAGTACAACGCCAAGCTCGAGTACCACCTGACCGAACGCGTGGACCTGTACGTCGAAGGCCTGCGCAGCGAGGACCGCAATCCGGATGGCGGCAAGCGCGATGCGGGCGGCGCCGGCGTGCGCGTGGGCGCCACCGAGAAGCTGACCCTGGACTTCGGCGTGCGCTCGATCCGCGAGACGGTCGGCGCGTACTCGCCGTGGTCCACCGACACCGGCTACGGCAACAGCGGCGGCCTCACCGGCGGCTTCGCCACCGGCGCCGGCGGCGGCGCGCTCGGCTATGGCCAGCAACCGCTGGACCCGCTGACCGGCCTGCCGGTGATCGGCTCCAGCAGCGCGGTCACCGGCACCGCCAGCGACCTGCCGATCGGCACGCGGCTGGAATCGGACAGCGCCCGCATCGGTGCCGGCTACCGCGTCGGCACCAAGCTGTCGCTGGGCGCCGAGTACGAGCAGAGCGTGTCCGGCGAGGACCGCAACCGTGTCGCCGCCGGCGTCGACTACCAGGTGCTGGAACGCAGCCGCCTGTACGGCCGCTACGAGAAGCAGACCGGCCTGACCAGCGCCTACGGCATCACCACCACCGACCGCGAGGCCGATGCGCTGGTGTTCGGCATCGACAGCAGCTACGTGCGCGATACCCAGGCGTTCTCCGAGTACCGCATGCGCGATGCGATCAGCGGCCGCGATGTGCAGGCCGCCTCGGGCATCCGCAACACCTGGGACGTGCGCGAAGGCCTGCGCCTGAGCAGCTCCGCCGAACACGTCAAGATCTACGACGGCAACACCGGCGATGCCACCGGCCTGGCGCTGGCGCTGGACTACAGCGCCAACCCGCTGTGGCGCGGCTCGGTGAGGGTGGAGCACCGCATCAGCGGCGACGTCGCCGAGACCGAGACCGACGAGGCCTTCGACACCACGCTGGTGCAGTTCATGCTGGCGCGCAAGCTCAGCCGCGACTGGACCCTGCTCGGCCGCAACTACCTGCTGCAGACCAACTACGCCGCCCGCGGCGACGTGCTGCAGAACCGTTTCCAGCTGGGCGTGGCCTACCGCGATACCGACACCAACCGGATCAACGCGCTGGCCCGCTACGAGTACAAGCTGGAACGCGACGAGAGCGGGCTGACCCTGCTCGACGGGCAGGCGGTGGACGGCAGCAGCCAGGACATCAGCAGCCGCGCGCACATCGTCTCCACCCATGCCGACTGGCATCCGTCGCGGCCGTGGTGGCTGACCGGGCGCGTGGCCGGCAAGTGGCAGCAGGACCGCTTCGCCTATGCCGACGGCGGCCGCGTGGACAGCCGCTTCCATGCGGTGCTGGTGTCCGCGCGCGTGGTCTACGACATCACCGAGAACTGGGACATCGGCGTGCTCGGCTCCACCTTCCGTGGCCAGCTCGGTTCCAACCAGTACGCCTACGGCCTGGAAGTGGGCCGGCTGCTGCGCCAGAACCTGTGGCTGTCGGCCGGCTACAACTGGTCCGGCTTCGAGGGCGACCGCGACCTGTCCGGCTACGAGTACACCCAGCAGGGCGCGTTCCTGCGCCTGCGCTTCAAATTCGACGAAGACCTGTTCCGCCGGGATCCGGTCCGTTACCGCGACCCGGCGCGCTGAGGAATCCATGATGACCACGACCCATACCCGCTTCGTCCTGTCCCGCACCGTCGCCGCCGCCCTGCTGCTGGGCGCCTGTGCCGCCGGCAACGCGCAGACCCAGTTGCTGCCGCAGCAGCAGCGCATCAGCGACGAGGCCATCGCCGCCGACCTGCAGGGCTACCAGTCCGTGCAGGACCGCATCCAGGCGCTCAACGACGGCGGCCGCCCGGTACGCGACTACGCCTTGTCCAAGGCGCAGTGCTGGCTGGACGTGTCCTTCCACGAGTACACCCGCAACGACCGCAGCGCGTTCCCGCAGGGCGCGCTCGGCGAGTCGGAGAAGCTGGTGCAGCTGATGGAGCAGCGCGCCACCACGATCCCGACCAAGACCCCGCTGGTCAACGACGCCAAGTACCTGCGCGACGACCTGTGGCAGCGCCTGCGCGCGCTGCACGGCAGCGCCGGCTTCAGCTGCGCGCAGCAGGCGGTGGCCTGCGGCGAGGTCGAGCTGGTGCATGCCGGCAACGAGTTCAACCAGCAGCAGTGGCGCCATTCCAAGCCGTACATCCAGATCGCCGAGGACATGGTCAACGACGCCGAGGCGCTGGCCCGGCAGTGCGGCGGCCCGGAGCGTCCGGACACGCCGGCGGCGGCGCCGATCCCGCTGGTGGCCAACGTGCTGTTCGAGTTCGACCGCGACGGCTACAAGGACATCCGCACCCATTCGCTGGAGAGCCTGGACCGCGCGCTGGCGCGCATCGCCGAAGAGAAGCTGACCTTACAGAAGGTGGAGCTGGTCGGCCACGCCGACCGCATGGACGGCCGCGGCCACGACTACAACCAGGGCCTGTCCGAGCGCCGCGCGCGCACCGTGCGCGAGCTGCTGATCGGCCGCGGCGTGCCCGCCGACCGCATCCGCTACGAGTACCGCGGCGACAGCCAACAGGTCCAGCAATGCACCGGCGTGAAGCCGCGCGCGGCGCTGCTGGAATGCCTGCTGCCGAACCGCCGCGTCGAAGTGCGCCTGGTGGTCGGCCGCGGCGACTGACCGCCGCGAGCTTCGGCCCCTCTCCCCCGGGAGAGGGGGTGGGGTGAGGGTATGTGCCCAAGCCCTGGCACCGTTCAAGCCGCACCAGGCTTCGCCCGCACCCAGTCACGGCCCCATTCAAGCCAAGCTGCCGCCAGCGAGACGCCATGGCCGCCGCCGCGCTCAAGAATCCCCGGCCGCCGCCGCCATCATGGACAAGCGAAGCCGCTTCGCCGCCCGCATCGGCCGTCCATGAGGTCACGCGCATGTTGTCCCTGCCACGCCTGCTGGGTCGCCACCTGGCCAAGTTCCTGTCCAAGCCGCGGCGGCACCGTTCGGAACTGCCGACCAGCCCGCCGCCGTTGCTGCGGGCGGCGCTTCGCAAGGGCGACGTGCTGCTGGTGGAAGGCAACAGCCGCTTCTCGACCGCGATCAAGTACCTGAGCCAGTCCACCTGGTCGCACGCGGCGCTGTACATCGGCGATCACCTGGGGCCGGCGACGGACGAGGACGCGCCGACCTTCTGCGACGTGGACATCAACGTCGGCGTGCGCCTGGTCGGGCTGGGCGAGTTCGCCGGCCTGCACACGCGCATCTGCCGGCCGGTGGGCCTGGGCGCCGAGGAGATCGAGGCGGTGGTCGACTACATGGTCAGCCGCGTCGGCAACAGCTACGACCTGAAGAACATCTTCGACCTGGCGCGCTACCTGATCCGCACCCCGCCGCTGCCGTCGTCGGTGAAGCGGCGGTTCCTGGAGCTGGGCAGCGGCGAGCCGACCAAGGCGATCTGCTCGACCCTGCTGGCGCAGGCCTTCGGCGCCATCCGCTATCCGATCCTGCCGGAGATCGGCCACGCGCCGGTGGCCGACGCGCAGGACGCGGAAATCCTGCACAACCGCCATCACAGCCTGTACCTGCCGCGCGACTTCGACGTCTCGCCGTACTTCAACGTGGTCAAGCCGCGGCTGCAGGCCGGCTTCGATTTCCATCGGCTGGTGTGGCATGGCGACGCCGGCGACACCGTGGCCGGGCGCAGACGCGAGCGCCAGCCCGACGAGCAGCACGCCTCTGCCGCCACCGGCTAGCGCCCGCACGGGCGCCGTTCCGGCACGGCGGCCGCCTGTACCGCCGCTGCGTGGAATCCGGCATCCGGTCACAACGCTTCAGGCTTCCTGTCACCCGGGCGTCAAGTTTGAAATGCCTACGGCCGATATCAACGGACATACCTCACCGGCATCGTCCCCAGGATCGCTATGAATCCCCTCCATTTCCTGCGCCGCCGCATCGCCAACCTGCCGATGACGCGCAAGTTCGTGGTGCTGTGCACCCTGCTCGCCATCGGCGTGGTCCTGCTCGCCGTCGCCGCCGCGCGCCTGCAGTACCTGGACCTAGTCGCCGCGCGCAAGCAGAGTGTGAAGACCCAGGTCGACATGGGCATCAGCGTGATCGAGCACTACGCCGCCAAGGCCAAGCGCGGCGAACTCACCCAGGCGCAGGCCCAGGACGCGGCCAAGGCGGCGCTGGCCGACATGAAGACCAACGGCGGCGTGGACTACTTCTTCATGCTCGACCCGCAGATGCGCATCCTGATGCATCCCAAGCGCAAGGTCGGCACCGACATGTCCGACTACAAGAGCGATGCCGGCGAGTTCGTGTACCGCGACATCCGCACCGCGGTGACCAGCGGCGACGGCTTCAGCTACTACAGCGCGCCCAAGCCGGGCAAGGACGAGCAGCTGCCGAAGATCAGCTACGCCAAGCTGTACCCGCAGTGGAACTGGGTGCTGGTGATGGGCGTCTATGCCGAGGACATCCAGGTCGAGGCGCTGGGCTTCACCAAGATCCTCACCGCGATCGGCGCCGCGCTGGTCGGCCTGGTGGTCGGGCTGTGCTGGCTGATCGCCAGCGCCATCGTCACCCCGCTGCGCGCCGCCACCCGCACCGCCGAGGCCATCGCCTCGGGCCGCTTCGACAACGCGATCAAGGTGGAGTCGCGCGACGAGACCGGGCAGCTGATGAGCAGCATGCAGCAGATGCAGACCCAGCTGCAGCGCTTCAACGGCGAAATGCAGACCCTGGTGCAGCTGCAGCAGGGCGAGGACATCAGCCACCGCATGCCGGAGGATTTCCCCGGCGACTACGGCACGCTGGCGCGCGGCATGAACACCGCGCTGTTCGAGCACCTGGACGCGATCATCGAGGCGATGGCGATCATGGGCGAGTACGGCCGCGGCGACCTGCGTCGCGACATGCGCCGCCTGCCCGGCCAGCGCGCCGCGCTGCACGAGGCGCTGGACGCGGTGAAGACCAACCTGTCGGCGATCAACGGCGACATCGCGCGCCTGGCCGACGCGGCCGCGCGCGGCGATTTCTCCGCGCGCGGCGACGAGGCGCGCTACCAGTTCGCGTTCAAGGAAATGGTGGAAGCGCTGAACCGGCTGATGCTGCAGGCCGAAAGCGGCCTGGCCGACGTCGGCCGGATCATGGGCGCGATCGCCGACGGCGACCTGTCGCAGCGCGTGGACGCGCGCTACGAGGGTGCGTTCGGCCAACTGGCCGACGCCGCCAACCGCACCGCCGAGCAGCTGACCGCGATCGTGCAGGGCATCCAGCGCTCGGCCGAGTCGATCAACACCGCCGCCGGCGAGATCGCCAGCGGCAACAGCGACCTGTCGGTGCGCACCGAGCAGCAGGCGGCGAGCCTGGAAGAGACCGCCGCGTCGATGGAGGAGCTGACCTCCACGGTCAAGCAGAACGCCGACAGCGCGCGCCAGGCCAACCAGCTGGTGCTGGGCGCCGGCGAAGTGGCCGAGAGCGGCGGCCGCGTGGTCGAGGACGTGGTCACCACGATGGCGTCGATCAGCGCCGCTTCGGCGCGCATCGCCGATATCATCGGGGTCATCGACGGCATCGCCTTCCAGACCAACATCCTGGCGCTCAACGCCGCGGTGGAAGCGGCGCGCGCCGGCGAGCAGGGCCGCGGCTTCGCCGTGGTCGCCTCGGAAGTGCGCTCGCTGGCGCAGCGCTCGGCGGCGGCGGCCAAGGAGATCAAGACGCTGATCTCCGACTCGGTGCAGGAAGTGGAGCAGGGCTCGACCCTGGTCGCGCGCGCCGGCACCACCATGGCCGAGGTGGTGACCTCGGTGAAGCGGGTCACCGACATCATGGCCGAAATCTCCGCGGCCAGCGCCGAGCAGAGCTCGGGCATCGAGCAGGTCAGCAAGACGGTGATGCAGCTGGACGAAACCACCCAGCAGAACGCGGCGCTGGTGGAGGAAGCCACCGCGGCGGCCAAGAGCCTGGAAGACCAGGCCTCGGACCTGACCCGCGCGGTGGCGGTGTTCCGCCTCGCCGGCGGCGCCCAGCCGGTCGTGGCCGCGCCCAGGGCAGCGGCCGTGCAGGCGCCGGTCCGTGTAGTCGCCCCCGCGCGCGCGCCGCTCAAGAAGGCGCCGGCCGCGGCGGCGCGCCCGCTCGCGCGCGGCAAGACCAGCGGCGCGCTGGCCGAAAGCTCGGAGTGGGAAGAGTTCTGAGCCTGCGCCACGGCGCCGGCAACGCACGCCATTGCCGACAACGACGCCGATGCCTTGGTGCATCGGCGTCGCCGTTTCTGCGCAGGCCGCGGTCGCGGCCGCGGAACGCCTGTGGCCGACGGCCTCGGCCGCAAGCTCGATGCCGGGCGATGCCGTTTGTGGGAGCGGCTTCGGTCGCGACGGGCCTTCCCGGTAGAGCCCGTCGCGACTGAAGTCGCTCCCGCATGGGTTTGCGCCAGGGCCAGTCCGAGTGCGCTGCAGGAAAGGTGGCGCGGCCCTCATGCGGCACGCGCGGTGCGTCGTGCGATCCAGTTGCGGGGGCGCCACGAGACCGCTCCGCGGCCGCATCTGCCACACTGGGCCGCCCCGTTCAAGGAAGGACTCGCCTGATGCAGCTTCGTGCCGTGCTCGCCGCCGTACTCGCCGTGCCCAGTTCCATCGCCGCGGCGCAGGAGCCGCCCGCATCCGCTGTCGCGCCGCTGCTCACCCAGGTCGGGTTCGCCGGTGGCGACGTGCGGTTGGGCGAGCGCGGCGGCCGCTGCGTACTGCTGCGCGGCGAGACCGAACTGCTGGCGCTGGCGATCCCGGCGCCGTGCGGGTTCAGTCCAGACCGCCACGGCAAGGTGCGCGTCGAGCCGTTCGATCGCGGCAGCCGCATCGTCCTGGTCGAGCACGTCCGCGCGGATCGGCGACCGCCGCTGCGCGGCAGCGTGGGACCGGACTGTCTCCGCGAGGCGCAGGCCGTGCGCGAGATCGGCGGCACGCTGGAGGCCGGCCATGTGATCGCCTCGGCCGGCTGTGGTCGCGGCCCGACCGACCAGAAGATGTTCGTCGGCGGTTTCGATTGGTGAGATTCGCGCGCGCGGCGCGAGCATGCCGCTGGGCGTGTCACTCGTCTTCGTCGTACTCGTCCTCGTCCGCGTCGGCAACATCGCCGGGCCGGGCGGCAGTGGCATCCACAGGCTCCAGCAAGGTGTAGTCGTTGCGTTCGCGGCGCTGGTAGGCCGAGGACACCGGATAGGCCAGCAGCCGCGGCTGCGGCGCGCCGCTCAGGAATGCGCTGGGAAACAGCCGCGGTCCGCGCAGCCAGCTGCGCCAGCGCTCGCCGCTCAGGAAGATCGGCCCGTCCGCGGTCAGCGGCGCGGGGATGGCGGGATTGGCGTGGGTCAGCACGCTGAAGCTGAGCAGCGCCGGTTCGCCGCGTTCCCAGCGTTCCCACAGCCCCGCCGCCAGCAGCACCTCGCCTTCGGCGTGATGGATGTAGTAGGGCTGCGTCGGTTTGCGGCTGCGGTCCCACTTGTAATAGCCGGACAGCGGGATCACGCAGTGCTGGCTCTTCCACGGCGCGGCGAAGATGCGGCTGCGCGCCGCCCGCTCCAGCCGCGCGGTGACGGTGGTGTAGGGCGTGTCCGGGGTCTTCGACCAGCGCGGCACGATGCCCCATTGCAGGCGTTCCACCTGGGCGACGCCCTCGCGGCACACGATCACGGTCGCGACGTCGCCCTTGCCGAGGTTGTAGTCGTCCGGATACGCGGCGAGCGCCTCGCGCAGCGGCGGGTCCAGCTGTGCGGGCAGGGCGTCTTCGATGCCGAAGGCTTGTACGAAACGTCTCATCGGTTCCTCGCACGGTACGCATCGGCACCTTAGAGCGCGGGCCGGGCAGTGCAGGTGAAGAACGCGGCTCGCACCGCTGCGTGGCCGCTGCGAATGCATTGCTGCAGCGCGGCTGCTTCTTCATCCGCTCTTCCCGCGCGCGCTTGCATATTCCCTGCCACCCGCGATCGCACGCCGTCGCACGCGGCGCAGCAAGGAGACATCCGCTCATGTTCTGGAAACGCAATGGTTTGTCGCTGGTGCTGCTGGGGCTGACGCTGCTGTTCATGGCCGGCCAGGCGCTCAGCGGCCACCTCGCCTACAACGACGAACTGCGCCAACAGGGCCTGGCGCCGCTGATGTTCTGGGAATACCTGCGCAGCGGCCATTTCGTCGGCGCGTTGTTCGAGAACTGGGAAAGCGAATTCCTGCAGATGGGCATGTACGTGGTGCTGACGGTCAAGCTGCGGCAGTGGGGATCGGCCGAATCGCGGCCGCTGTCGCCCGAAGAGGAAGACGACAGCGTCGCGCCCGGTACGCCGCCGTGGCCGGTCCGCGCCGGCGGGATCTGGCTGAAGCTGTACGAGCGTTCGTTGGCGCTGGCCTTCGGCCTGCTGTTCGTGACCAGCTTCGTGCTGCATGCGCTGGGCAGCTGGCGACACGAGCTGGCCGAGCGCGCGATGCAGCGGCTGCCGTCGGTGTCGCTGCTGGAGCATCTGACCGGCGCGCAGTTCTGGTTCGAGTCGATGCAGAACTGGCAGAGCGAATTCCTGGCGGTCTTCGCGCTGGTGGTGCTGACCATCTGGCTGCGGCAGAAGGATTCCCCGCAATCCAAGCCGGTGCATGCGCCGCATTCGCAGACTGGGGATTGATCGAGGGGAGTGCCGATCATTTGCAGTGTCGCGTGGGCAGTGGCGGACGCATGGCCGTACTCCCGGCTCACGCACTGCCGGCCCGCCGGTTCAATGCGTTTGATGCAAGCGACGCCAGTGAATCATGCGTGCCGTCGCCATGGACGATGCCGCTGCGATGGGTTTGGTTGAAATTCGATAGGCAATGCGAACGTGGCGGGTCGGGCGCATTTTCATAGATTAGATGCAACTGTAGGAGCGACTTCAGTCGCGACGGGCTTCACCGGCAAGGCCCGTCGCGACTGAAGTCGCTCCTACAAAAGTGCTTGCTTAGCCGTTTCTCTCAGCGCCACCGATCTTTGCACGGTGCCTTGCACCGAAACAGCGGCGAAGGCCTTCGCCTTCGCCGCTGCAGGCTCCACGATTACAGCTTGATGTTGCCCTTGGTCGAACCGGCGCCCGGGCCTGCGCCCAGATCGGCGCCGGTGGTCGGGTCGCTGTCCGGCTGCGACATGGTGCGTCCCGCCAATGCCTTCAGCGCGCTTTCCTCGGCCTTGCTTAGGCCGACGCTGGGCACGCCGCTGCCGCCGTCCACCGCCGCCTGGCGGTTGCGGTCGGAGATCTTCTCCCACTGGCTGCCGCTGTTCCACGGGCCGTTGATGTCGCCGTCGCCCTGCGACATGTCGTAGAACTTGTCGGTGAACGCCGGATCGCCCGGCAGCTTGCCCGACGGGAAGTTCGGCTCGATCGCATACAGCGCCTTCTCGAACGACTTCTGGTGCGCCACCTCGCGGGTCATCAGGAAGGTCAGCGCATCGACGATGCCCGGATCGTCGGTGACGTTGATCAGGCGCTCGTAGACGATCTTGGCGCGCGCCTCGGCGGCGATGTTGGAGCGCAGGTCGGCGGTCGGTTCGCCGATGGAATCCACATAGGCCGCACTCCACGGCACGCCGCTGGAGTTCACCAGGGCCGGGCCGCCGCCGTACAGGATCTGCTGGGTCTGGCTGGTGTTGTTGTTCATGGTCAGGTTGCGCATCTCCTCGGCCTCGACCATGCCTTCGGACAGCACCGCCTTGGGTCCCTGGTTGAGCATGGCGATGATCGAACCGATGATCTCCAGGTGGCTCAGTTCCTCGGTGGCGATGTCGTAGAGCAGGTCCTTGCGGCCCGGATCGACCTCGCCGATGGCCTGGGTGAAATAGCGCATGGCTGCGGCCAGCTCGCCTTGCGGCCCGCCGAACTGCTCGAGCATCAGCGAGGCCAGCGCCGGATCCGGCTGCGCCACGCGTACCGTGTACATCAGCCGCTTGTTGTGCATGAACATCGAAACTCTCCTGGAGTACCGCCCACGGCAAGGCCACGACGACGAACGATCGGGCGTCGTGGCCAGGGGGTGGCGTCTGGGTAAAACGCGGCGCCGAGGATCGGCGCCGCGGTCGTGCGGTTATGCGGCCTTGCGCTTCTGCGCGGCGGCCTCGTTGCCGCCCTGTTCGGCGAGCATGGTCAGCTTCTCGTCGGTGGACTTCTCTTCTTCCAGCGTTTCCAGCAGCAGCTTGAGCGCGTCGGTCTTGCCCAGCTGCTTGGCCATGGCGGCCAGCGTGCCGTAGGAGGCGATCTCGTAGTGCTCGACCTTCTGCGCGCCGCCGATCAGGGCCGCATCGCGCACCGGGCCGGCTTCGATCGTCTCGATCACTTCCTTGCCCTCTTCCACCAGGCCTTCCATTGCCGCGCACTTGATGCGCTTCAGGCGCAGGTCGAGGATCTCCACGATCTGGTCCAGGCGCTCGATCTGGCCCTGGGTTTCTTCCAGGTGGGTCTCGAAGGCCGCGCGCAGCGCCGGGTTGGTGGACGCACGCGCCAGCTTCGGCAGCGCCTTGGTCAGCTGCTTCTCGGCGCTGTAGATGTCGGAAAGCTCGTGCAGGAACAGTTCGTCGATGGTCTTGATAGCCATGGCGTTGGATCTCCGTAGTGGGTAGTTGGTTGGATGGTGGGATGTCGCAGGGAAGCGCACGGACTCAGTGCTTGGCGGTCTGGCCTTCGGTCCGTTCGCGTTTCAGGAAGGACAGGATGACGGCCTCCTGATGTTCGATCAGCCACTCGGCCATGGCGATTTCCTGGTCGAGGATGGCGGCGCAAATGTCGGCGATCTGCGGTTGCCCGGCCTCCTTGGCGGCGATGACCAGCGCGCGATAGCTGGCGACTTCCATGTGTTCGAACGCGTAGCTGACACCGAGGCTCTTGGCCACTTCGTCGCTCATCATCGAATTGCCGGCGGCGTGCACCGTCGCCATCACGCTGGCCACGGCGCCCTTGATCGTCGGCAGCGAGCCGTCGAGCAGTTCGATGCAGCGCTTCACCTGCTCGGACTGGTCGCGGGTCTCGTTGATGTGCTGCTCGATCCGCGCCTTGAGTTCCGGGTAGTGCTCCAGGCGGCCGGCGGTGGCGGTCAGCATCGTGTTGGCCTCCTGCTCCATCGCATAGGCGTCCTGCAGCCATTTCAGCAAGCGCTCGGTATTGCTTCGCGTCATGAAAATCTCTCCAAAATGATGTGGCTCCAACTTGGGCGCACGACGCGGTGGATGCGTCGCGTGTCCGGTGTTTTTTGCCCCTGTGGACGCCAACCTAGACTGCGTGGCGTTAGTGCCGATTCAATGAAGGGTGAACGCTTTGCGAGGAGCGCGCGCTTTCTTCCCACGCTGAATGCGCGCGCGGCCCCTGCCAGTTGCGCGGCGACCGTGCGTTCACGGCGGCCACGCCAGGCTCGTGCCGGCCACCCCTACAGGAGACCCATGTGCCGAAACTCGATCACGCCGACTGGCCGCAACGTCTGTGGCTGGTGCGGCATGGACAGAGCGCGGGCAACGTCGCCCGCGACCTCGCCGAGGCATCCGGGCAGGAGTTGATCGACATCGCCACCCGCGACGCCGATACGCCGTTGTCCGATCTGGGCCTGCAGCAATCGCAGCAGCTGGGCCGCTGGTTCGCGGCGCTGCCGGAGAACCAGCGGCCCAACATCCTGCTGACCTCGCCGTTCCTGCGCGCGCAACAGACCTGCGCGGCGATCGGCGAGGCGCTGGCGCTGCCGACGGCGGC
The Xanthomonas sp. AM6 DNA segment above includes these coding regions:
- a CDS encoding DUF6766 family protein, whose translation is MFWKRNGLSLVLLGLTLLFMAGQALSGHLAYNDELRQQGLAPLMFWEYLRSGHFVGALFENWESEFLQMGMYVVLTVKLRQWGSAESRPLSPEEEDDSVAPGTPPWPVRAGGIWLKLYERSLALAFGLLFVTSFVLHALGSWRHELAERAMQRLPSVSLLEHLTGAQFWFESMQNWQSEFLAVFALVVLTIWLRQKDSPQSKPVHAPHSQTGD
- a CDS encoding manganese catalase family protein translates to MFMHNKRLMYTVRVAQPDPALASLMLEQFGGPQGELAAAMRYFTQAIGEVDPGRKDLLYDIATEELSHLEIIGSIIAMLNQGPKAVLSEGMVEAEEMRNLTMNNNTSQTQQILYGGGPALVNSSGVPWSAAYVDSIGEPTADLRSNIAAEARAKIVYERLINVTDDPGIVDALTFLMTREVAHQKSFEKALYAIEPNFPSGKLPGDPAFTDKFYDMSQGDGDINGPWNSGSQWEKISDRNRQAAVDGGSGVPSVGLSKAEESALKALAGRTMSQPDSDPTTGADLGAGPGAGSTKGNIKL
- a CDS encoding lipo-like protein encodes the protein MLSLPRLLGRHLAKFLSKPRRHRSELPTSPPPLLRAALRKGDVLLVEGNSRFSTAIKYLSQSTWSHAALYIGDHLGPATDEDAPTFCDVDINVGVRLVGLGEFAGLHTRICRPVGLGAEEIEAVVDYMVSRVGNSYDLKNIFDLARYLIRTPPLPSSVKRRFLELGSGEPTKAICSTLLAQAFGAIRYPILPEIGHAPVADAQDAEILHNRHHSLYLPRDFDVSPYFNVVKPRLQAGFDFHRLVWHGDAGDTVAGRRRERQPDEQHASAATG
- a CDS encoding OmpA family protein; this encodes MTTTHTRFVLSRTVAAALLLGACAAGNAQTQLLPQQQRISDEAIAADLQGYQSVQDRIQALNDGGRPVRDYALSKAQCWLDVSFHEYTRNDRSAFPQGALGESEKLVQLMEQRATTIPTKTPLVNDAKYLRDDLWQRLRALHGSAGFSCAQQAVACGEVELVHAGNEFNQQQWRHSKPYIQIAEDMVNDAEALARQCGGPERPDTPAAAPIPLVANVLFEFDRDGYKDIRTHSLESLDRALARIAEEKLTLQKVELVGHADRMDGRGHDYNQGLSERRARTVRELLIGRGVPADRIRYEYRGDSQQVQQCTGVKPRAALLECLLPNRRVEVRLVVGRGD
- a CDS encoding ferritin-like domain-containing protein; the encoded protein is MTRSNTERLLKWLQDAYAMEQEANTMLTATAGRLEHYPELKARIEQHINETRDQSEQVKRCIELLDGSLPTIKGAVASVMATVHAAGNSMMSDEVAKSLGVSYAFEHMEVASYRALVIAAKEAGQPQIADICAAILDQEIAMAEWLIEHQEAVILSFLKRERTEGQTAKH
- a CDS encoding methyl-accepting chemotaxis protein; this encodes MRRRIANLPMTRKFVVLCTLLAIGVVLLAVAAARLQYLDLVAARKQSVKTQVDMGISVIEHYAAKAKRGELTQAQAQDAAKAALADMKTNGGVDYFFMLDPQMRILMHPKRKVGTDMSDYKSDAGEFVYRDIRTAVTSGDGFSYYSAPKPGKDEQLPKISYAKLYPQWNWVLVMGVYAEDIQVEALGFTKILTAIGAALVGLVVGLCWLIASAIVTPLRAATRTAEAIASGRFDNAIKVESRDETGQLMSSMQQMQTQLQRFNGEMQTLVQLQQGEDISHRMPEDFPGDYGTLARGMNTALFEHLDAIIEAMAIMGEYGRGDLRRDMRRLPGQRAALHEALDAVKTNLSAINGDIARLADAAARGDFSARGDEARYQFAFKEMVEALNRLMLQAESGLADVGRIMGAIADGDLSQRVDARYEGAFGQLADAANRTAEQLTAIVQGIQRSAESINTAAGEIASGNSDLSVRTEQQAASLEETAASMEELTSTVKQNADSARQANQLVLGAGEVAESGGRVVEDVVTTMASISAASARIADIIGVIDGIAFQTNILALNAAVEAARAGEQGRGFAVVASEVRSLAQRSAAAAKEIKTLISDSVQEVEQGSTLVARAGTTMAEVVTSVKRVTDIMAEISAASAEQSSGIEQVSKTVMQLDETTQQNAALVEEATAAAKSLEDQASDLTRAVAVFRLAGGAQPVVAAPRAAAVQAPVRVVAPARAPLKKAPAAAARPLARGKTSGALAESSEWEEF
- a CDS encoding SOS response-associated peptidase translates to MRRFVQAFGIEDALPAQLDPPLREALAAYPDDYNLGKGDVATVIVCREGVAQVERLQWGIVPRWSKTPDTPYTTVTARLERAARSRIFAAPWKSQHCVIPLSGYYKWDRSRKPTQPYYIHHAEGEVLLAAGLWERWERGEPALLSFSVLTHANPAIPAPLTADGPIFLSGERWRSWLRGPRLFPSAFLSGAPQPRLLAYPVSSAYQRRERNDYTLLEPVDATAARPGDVADADEDEYDEDE
- a CDS encoding DUF892 family protein, with amino-acid sequence MAIKTIDELFLHELSDIYSAEKQLTKALPKLARASTNPALRAAFETHLEETQGQIERLDQIVEILDLRLKRIKCAAMEGLVEEGKEVIETIEAGPVRDAALIGGAQKVEHYEIASYGTLAAMAKQLGKTDALKLLLETLEEEKSTDEKLTMLAEQGGNEAAAQKRKAA